The following DNA comes from Bacteroidota bacterium.
CGCAGAACTCGTGACGCTCGTGGAGGTCAACCCGCTGAGTCACATCGACCGGCTCGTTCAACTCCTACACGAGAAGTATGGGATTCAGTACGAGCAAGCCATCGTCAAGCAACCCAATAGCAACCTACATATTGGGCTGCTCTACAAACCTGGAGTTGATGTCAAGGAGGTTCGACTGCTTCCCGGGACCGAAGGGACGTACGGTAGTGGTCGGCAGGCGCTCCGTGCTGACATCTGCATTGGCAAGTTTCGGGCTGCGCTAATTGGGGTGCATCTGAAGTCCGGTCGTGACCGTCCAGAGCAGCAGTTGCGTGACAGCCAGTGCATTGCCATCGGGCAACACATCGACCAGTTGAGGGCAACACCCGGCCAGAAGCAGAGGACTGTTCTCCTCATGGGCGACTTCAACATGATCCCCGGGCAGGATGTCAGCAACTTCCATCACCTTGGTGGGGACGACGTGATGGACTTCGTGTCGTGCTGGGACCTGCAGGATCGGTTCTCGCACATCCTGAAGCAGGGGCGGGCCAACCTGCTCGATGGCTTCGCAGTCTCAAGGACGTACTCCACGGACTACGTGCGCGGAAGCCTAAGGCTCTTTCCCATGCACTGGACCATGGGCCTCGGTCGCGAAGCGTTCAGAGAGCAGGTCTCCGATCACTTGCCCTTCGTCGCGAGCTTCAGGATCTATTAGTCACGCGCTCTGGGGGAGCGTATCCATAGGGGTGGTGCCACAGCTTCTCAAGTGGTCACACGGTCTATGCCTTGCTCGAACTCGTGGATGGTTCGCTCGATGCGCCTGCGGTACGCAGCTTCGTTGCGCATGCGGTAGTCGAAGTGTGCCCACGTCGCTCGTGACTGCGTGATCTCGCCCTCGGAAATGAGCAGCCGTTTAACGGACTCAGGCAAACGGCTCGCTCCGTGGAACGGTTGGGCGAGCGGGTCTCGCGAATAGAGGCCGTGCTTGAGGCGTGGACTGAAGACACCAGAAAGCGAGCGTCCGCCATGCATTCGACAGCGCCGA
Coding sequences within:
- a CDS encoding GMP synthase, which encodes MNTFSHSLARIAVWNLAGYGGIDPDSERALNQAEGLALLDAELVTLVEVNPLSHIDRLVQLLHEKYGIQYEQAIVKQPNSNLHIGLLYKPGVDVKEVRLLPGTEGTYGSGRQALRADICIGKFRAALIGVHLKSGRDRPEQQLRDSQCIAIGQHIDQLRATPGQKQRTVLLMGDFNMIPGQDVSNFHHLGGDDVMDFVSCWDLQDRFSHILKQGRANLLDGFAVSRTYSTDYVRGSLRLFPMHWTMGLGREAFREQVSDHLPFVASFRIY
- a CDS encoding HGGxSTG domain-containing protein: MHRGQPHDNASTALMPTIAENIAALPAEARCGAKTRTGSPCKNPSVRGHRRCRMHGGRSLSGVFSPRLKHGLYSRDPLAQPFHGASRLPESVKRLLISEGEITQSRATWAHFDYRMRNEAAYRRRIERTIHEFEQGIDRVTT